From one Luteolibacter sp. SL250 genomic stretch:
- a CDS encoding DUF58 domain-containing protein, whose protein sequence is MSPTFRFILLTLAWTVAGGVVSAFPDWIWIWGALGGIAALVLLVDAVALLLFRRLEVVRRLPKRFAQGEPAEVRLSVGNAGGIPAKVEIFDGIPAGSDAPAMPWQGTVPARREIKVFHPVSIMERGEIVFSRVRIRRTSPAGFWQRKTFHGSEESVKVYPNYEPVIRFALLGMQHRDSPMGIVRRPRPGTSRDFHQLRDYRDGDPYSQIDWKASSRRQMLISRDYQEQRDQTIIFLLDTGRRMRAMDGALPQFDHALNAILLVSHIALRQGDKVGVKSFGGTDRWLPPIKGAHAMPVLLNHLYDYQTTSAPSDFAGAVEQLMARQRRRALVIVMTNLRGEDGKELGGALQVLRSKHLVLLASLKEKTVEDAASTPVVHFNDALKFLAADHYQRERREILTTLGMHGILTMDTTAQELATGLANRYLDIKAAGRI, encoded by the coding sequence ATGAGCCCGACGTTCCGGTTCATTCTCCTGACGCTTGCCTGGACGGTGGCCGGGGGAGTCGTGTCCGCGTTTCCGGACTGGATCTGGATCTGGGGGGCGCTGGGGGGGATCGCGGCGCTGGTGCTGCTGGTGGATGCCGTGGCGTTGCTCCTTTTCCGGCGGCTGGAGGTGGTGCGCCGTCTGCCGAAGAGGTTCGCCCAAGGTGAACCTGCGGAAGTCAGGCTGTCCGTGGGCAATGCGGGTGGCATCCCGGCGAAGGTGGAGATTTTCGATGGCATCCCGGCTGGATCGGACGCTCCTGCCATGCCCTGGCAGGGAACGGTGCCGGCCAGGCGGGAGATCAAGGTGTTCCATCCGGTCAGCATCATGGAGCGCGGGGAGATCGTTTTCAGCAGGGTCCGCATCCGCAGGACATCTCCGGCGGGCTTCTGGCAGAGAAAGACGTTCCACGGCAGTGAGGAAAGCGTGAAGGTCTATCCGAACTATGAGCCGGTGATCCGTTTCGCGCTCCTGGGCATGCAGCACCGGGACAGCCCCATGGGCATCGTCCGCAGGCCCCGCCCGGGAACCAGCCGCGACTTCCACCAGTTGCGTGACTATCGCGACGGGGACCCGTATTCCCAGATCGACTGGAAGGCATCCTCACGCAGGCAGATGCTCATCAGCCGGGACTACCAGGAGCAAAGGGACCAGACCATCATCTTCCTGCTGGACACCGGCAGGCGGATGCGCGCGATGGATGGCGCGCTCCCGCAGTTCGACCATGCGCTCAACGCCATCCTGCTGGTCTCCCACATCGCACTCCGGCAGGGGGATAAGGTGGGGGTGAAATCCTTCGGCGGCACGGACCGGTGGTTGCCGCCCATCAAGGGGGCTCACGCCATGCCGGTGCTGCTCAACCACCTTTACGACTACCAGACCACCTCCGCCCCCAGCGACTTCGCCGGCGCGGTGGAGCAGCTCATGGCGCGGCAGAGACGTCGGGCGCTGGTCATCGTGATGACCAACCTCCGCGGTGAGGACGGGAAGGAACTCGGTGGTGCGCTGCAGGTGCTGCGCTCGAAGCACCTCGTCCTGCTGGCCAGCCTGAAGGAAAAGACGGTGGAAGATGCGGCATCCACCCCGGTCGTGCATTTCAATGACGCGCTGAAATTCCTCGCCGCCGACCACTACCAGCGGGAGCGTAGGGAGATCCTCACCACCTTGGGCATGCACGGTATCCTCACCATGGACACCACCGCGCAGGAACTGGCGACCGGGCTGGCGAACCGTTACCTCGACATCAAGGCGGCGGGTCGGATCTAA
- a CDS encoding MFS transporter, with amino-acid sequence MTSAPSLGRYAWLVVMLLWPVALLNYMDRQMMAAMKFSIMDDLPSIGSEANWGLLPAVFKWVYAFVSPFGGYLADRFSKRHVIVTSLFVWSAVTWATGHAQTFEQLVWSRALMGISEACYIPAALALITDYHNGPTRSRAIGTHQMAIYAGVMIGGFSGYAADSPSLGWRWAFDAAGIAGVLYALPLFFLLRNPPATGEAMVRPSPGRSLGELLGNRFFILLVLYFTLPALAGWVVRDWMPAILKDQFGIGQGHAGVSATLYVNLTALIAVVLGGVLADRWMKRTIRGRIYISAIGVGLIIPALFGVGNAATLGTAIAFLIVYGLGWGFFDCNNMPILCQIVRPELRATGYGLMNFVSISCGGFADWGFGIMRDQGIPLNLIFTAFAALCAISVGLVLAIRPKATV; translated from the coding sequence ATGACCTCCGCTCCCTCGCTGGGCCGGTACGCATGGCTGGTCGTCATGCTGCTGTGGCCCGTCGCCCTGCTGAACTACATGGACCGCCAGATGATGGCGGCCATGAAGTTCTCCATCATGGATGACCTCCCGTCCATCGGCAGTGAGGCGAACTGGGGTCTGCTGCCCGCCGTTTTCAAGTGGGTGTACGCATTCGTCAGTCCCTTCGGAGGCTATCTGGCGGACCGTTTCAGCAAGCGCCACGTCATCGTCACCAGCCTCTTTGTCTGGTCCGCCGTCACGTGGGCCACCGGACATGCTCAGACCTTCGAACAACTCGTCTGGAGCCGGGCGCTCATGGGCATCAGCGAGGCCTGCTACATCCCCGCCGCGCTCGCCCTCATCACCGACTATCACAACGGCCCCACCCGCTCCCGCGCCATCGGCACCCACCAGATGGCCATCTATGCGGGCGTGATGATCGGCGGCTTCAGCGGCTATGCCGCGGACAGCCCGTCCCTCGGATGGCGCTGGGCGTTCGATGCCGCGGGCATCGCCGGTGTGTTGTATGCCCTACCCCTTTTCTTCCTGCTGAGAAATCCTCCCGCCACCGGGGAGGCCATGGTCCGGCCATCTCCCGGACGGAGCCTCGGGGAGTTGCTGGGGAACCGGTTCTTCATCCTGCTGGTCCTCTACTTCACCCTGCCCGCCCTCGCCGGATGGGTGGTCCGTGACTGGATGCCCGCCATCCTGAAGGACCAGTTCGGCATCGGCCAGGGACATGCAGGCGTCTCCGCAACGCTCTATGTGAATCTCACCGCACTCATCGCGGTGGTACTGGGAGGCGTGCTGGCCGACCGGTGGATGAAGCGCACCATCCGGGGGCGTATCTACATTTCCGCCATCGGCGTGGGGCTCATCATCCCCGCCCTGTTCGGGGTGGGGAATGCGGCCACGCTCGGCACCGCCATCGCCTTCCTCATCGTCTACGGCCTCGGCTGGGGCTTCTTCGACTGCAACAACATGCCCATCCTGTGCCAGATCGTCCGGCCGGAGCTGCGCGCCACCGGCTACGGCCTGATGAATTTCGTCAGCATCAGTTGTGGAGGTTTCGCAGACTGGGGCTTCGGCATCATGCGGGACCAGGGCATCCCCCTCAACCTCATCTTCACCGCCTTCGCCGCCCTGTGCGCCATCTCGGTGGGTCTGGTGCTGGCCATCCGGCCGAAAGCCACCGTTTAG
- a CDS encoding MoxR family ATPase, which produces MSDFTQHSPYEAPQSSPLLDLIQRMRAEIRKVIIGQDTVIDQVLAALLAGGHILLEGKPGLGKTHLVNTLAKTFGGHSGRIQFTPDLMPSDVTGFRMFDMRSQTFQLRRGPVFTNLLLADEINRAPAKTQAALLEVMQEVQVTIDGETLRLDPPFMTLATQNPVEHEGTYPLPEAQLDRFIMKILIDYPGRDAECEIVSRAASEAGRAADRSVVPVCSPAEIIAAQSATSAIQVMPEVVGYAVAIAQATRDARAIGLGTGTRGAISLVKIGKAFAVLNGRGYVIPDDIKSAALPVLRHRVQLTPEVAISGQNVDEVLRGIVDSVPAPRQ; this is translated from the coding sequence ATGTCCGATTTCACGCAGCACTCCCCGTATGAAGCCCCGCAGTCCTCACCGCTCCTGGACCTCATCCAACGGATGCGGGCGGAGATCAGGAAAGTCATCATCGGCCAGGACACGGTGATCGACCAGGTCCTGGCAGCCCTGCTGGCAGGCGGTCATATCCTGCTGGAAGGGAAGCCGGGTCTGGGGAAAACCCACCTGGTCAACACACTGGCGAAAACCTTCGGCGGTCATTCCGGGCGGATCCAGTTCACACCGGACCTGATGCCGTCTGACGTCACCGGTTTCCGCATGTTCGACATGCGCAGCCAGACGTTCCAGCTCCGCCGTGGTCCGGTTTTCACGAACCTGCTGCTGGCGGATGAGATCAACCGCGCCCCGGCGAAGACGCAGGCGGCGTTGCTCGAGGTGATGCAGGAAGTCCAGGTCACCATTGACGGGGAGACCCTCCGTCTTGATCCGCCGTTCATGACGCTGGCCACCCAGAACCCGGTGGAGCATGAGGGGACCTATCCGCTGCCGGAGGCGCAGTTGGACCGCTTCATCATGAAGATCCTCATCGACTACCCGGGGCGGGACGCGGAGTGCGAGATCGTCAGCCGCGCGGCCTCGGAGGCCGGGCGTGCCGCCGACCGCAGCGTGGTCCCCGTTTGCAGCCCTGCGGAGATCATCGCCGCGCAATCCGCGACCTCCGCCATCCAGGTGATGCCGGAAGTGGTGGGATACGCGGTTGCCATCGCCCAGGCGACCCGTGATGCACGGGCCATCGGCCTGGGGACGGGAACCCGCGGAGCCATCAGCCTGGTGAAGATCGGGAAAGCTTTCGCCGTATTGAACGGCCGGGGATATGTGATTCCGGACGACATCAAGAGCGCCGCGCTGCCCGTTCTCCGCCACCGGGTCCAGCTCACCCCGGAGGTCGCCATCAGCGGCCAGAATGTGGATGAAGTGCTGCGCGGCATCGTGGACAGCGTGCCCGCACCCCGGCAGTAA
- a CDS encoding nuclear transport factor 2 family protein: protein MKSIVIPFIAALVASFSFATAQPDTKEITAADDARVAATMAADKAGLEKAFSDGLHYAHSSGVVDTKASFIDTLVSGRNKYLKMDYIKREFSFPAPSVALMTGQVRIKTQSAEKGTNEFTLSFLGVWKQENSAWRFHAWQSARLPEPAKAN from the coding sequence ATGAAATCCATCGTCATTCCGTTCATCGCCGCCCTGGTGGCCTCCTTTTCGTTCGCCACCGCACAGCCTGACACCAAGGAAATCACCGCCGCGGATGACGCCCGCGTCGCCGCCACCATGGCCGCCGACAAGGCCGGTCTGGAGAAGGCATTCTCGGACGGGCTCCACTACGCCCATTCCTCCGGCGTCGTGGACACCAAGGCGTCCTTCATCGACACCCTCGTTTCCGGCCGGAACAAGTATCTCAAAATGGACTACATCAAGCGGGAGTTCTCCTTCCCCGCACCGTCCGTCGCGCTGATGACCGGCCAAGTCCGCATCAAGACCCAGTCCGCGGAGAAAGGCACCAATGAATTCACCCTCAGCTTCCTGGGGGTCTGGAAGCAGGAGAACAGCGCGTGGCGCTTCCACGCGTGGCAGTCGGCCCGCCTTCCTGAGCCAGCCAAGGCCAACTGA
- a CDS encoding VCBS repeat-containing protein, whose protein sequence is MKRLLPLLLLSPLLHAEQALERLKYNHPGLAVDLGVGLWAWPLPMDFDGDGDLDLVVNCSDKPYNGVYVFENTTGDTAKNPMPVFKPGRRISKGMANVQVSYPGGQPTVLSPAMRYPDFIKSGLDAPVKIDIPGNVHPNKVRANHWRMVDFDGDGNDDILIGVGDWTEYGWDDAYDRNGIWKNGLLRGYVYLARNTGTNDAPAYAKAEKILINGSPLETYGWPSPSFEDMDGDGDLDLICGEFLDGFTYFRNAGTRTQPRYEAGRRLRTDKGGYVTMHVEMITPVVIDWDKDGHPDIICGDEDGRVAFIRNTGGHDKNAPVFEEPRYFQQEAEDLKFGALATPVGFDWDGDGDTDIISGNTAGNIAFFENLSGPKVEHPKWAAPVLLEAGGETLRIVAGPNGSIQGPCEAKWGYTTLSINDWDGDGRPDLLVNSIWGKVVWYRNTGTRKAAELAAAQPLEVEWDGPQPHLAYGWLRPEGKGLLTQWRTTPVAVDWNEDGLPDLVMMDHEGHLAFFERKERDGRRILLPPRRAFICDGMTPEERKGAHFFAVPGETMLLRYKGRQSAGGSGRRKLSVTDWDGDGKMDILLNGANAAFVRQTRAEDGRWFFKDMGLISPTNIEGHDVSPTTVDFNGDGIPDFLGGAEDGRFYYLRNPRTK, encoded by the coding sequence ATGAAACGTCTCCTTCCCCTTCTCCTCTTGTCGCCACTCCTCCATGCGGAGCAGGCGCTCGAACGACTGAAGTACAACCACCCGGGCCTGGCCGTGGATCTCGGTGTGGGGCTCTGGGCCTGGCCGCTGCCGATGGACTTCGACGGTGACGGCGATCTCGATCTCGTCGTCAACTGCTCGGACAAACCCTACAACGGAGTCTATGTGTTTGAAAACACGACCGGGGACACCGCAAAGAACCCGATGCCCGTTTTCAAGCCGGGCCGCCGCATCAGCAAGGGCATGGCCAACGTGCAGGTCAGCTACCCGGGCGGGCAACCCACCGTGCTGTCTCCCGCCATGCGCTACCCGGACTTCATCAAGTCCGGTCTCGACGCACCCGTGAAGATCGACATTCCCGGCAACGTCCATCCCAACAAGGTCCGGGCCAACCACTGGCGGATGGTGGACTTCGACGGGGACGGAAATGATGACATCCTCATCGGTGTCGGGGACTGGACCGAGTATGGCTGGGATGATGCCTACGACCGGAACGGCATCTGGAAGAACGGACTGCTGCGCGGCTACGTCTACCTCGCGCGCAACACCGGGACGAATGACGCCCCCGCTTACGCGAAAGCGGAAAAGATCCTCATCAACGGCAGTCCGCTGGAAACCTACGGATGGCCGTCGCCCAGCTTCGAGGACATGGATGGGGACGGAGATCTCGACCTGATCTGCGGTGAGTTCCTGGATGGCTTCACCTATTTCCGCAACGCGGGCACCCGCACGCAGCCCCGCTATGAAGCGGGACGCCGGCTGCGCACGGACAAGGGCGGCTACGTCACCATGCACGTGGAGATGATCACCCCGGTGGTGATCGACTGGGACAAGGACGGCCACCCGGACATCATCTGCGGGGATGAGGACGGGCGCGTCGCCTTCATCCGCAACACCGGCGGCCATGACAAGAACGCCCCGGTCTTCGAAGAGCCGCGCTACTTCCAACAGGAAGCGGAGGATCTGAAATTCGGCGCTCTTGCCACTCCCGTCGGCTTCGACTGGGACGGGGACGGCGACACCGACATCATCTCCGGCAACACCGCAGGCAACATCGCCTTCTTCGAGAATCTCAGTGGTCCGAAGGTGGAACACCCGAAATGGGCCGCCCCCGTGCTGCTGGAGGCCGGTGGGGAGACCCTCCGCATCGTCGCTGGTCCCAACGGATCGATCCAGGGCCCGTGTGAAGCGAAGTGGGGATACACCACCCTTTCCATCAATGACTGGGACGGGGACGGCCGCCCGGACCTGCTGGTGAACTCCATCTGGGGGAAAGTCGTCTGGTACCGCAACACCGGCACCCGCAAGGCAGCGGAGCTGGCAGCCGCGCAACCCCTGGAGGTCGAGTGGGACGGCCCGCAGCCGCACCTGGCCTACGGCTGGCTCCGTCCGGAGGGCAAAGGCCTGCTGACCCAGTGGCGCACCACCCCCGTCGCCGTGGACTGGAACGAGGACGGACTGCCGGACCTGGTGATGATGGACCATGAAGGCCACCTGGCGTTTTTCGAACGGAAGGAAAGGGACGGCCGCCGCATCCTGCTGCCTCCGCGCCGTGCCTTCATTTGTGACGGGATGACTCCGGAGGAAAGGAAAGGCGCCCATTTCTTCGCGGTGCCGGGGGAAACGATGCTGCTGCGCTACAAGGGCCGGCAGTCCGCGGGGGGATCCGGCCGCCGCAAGCTGTCGGTCACGGACTGGGATGGGGATGGAAAGATGGATATCCTGCTCAACGGTGCCAACGCAGCCTTCGTCCGACAGACGCGCGCGGAGGACGGCAGGTGGTTCTTCAAGGACATGGGCCTCATTTCACCCACCAACATCGAGGGCCACGACGTCAGTCCCACCACGGTGGATTTCAACGGCGATGGCATCCCGGACTTTCTGGGAGGGGCGGAGGACGGGCGCTTCTACTACCTGCGGAATCCCCGCACGAAGTGA
- a CDS encoding M6 family metalloprotease domain-containing protein, translating to MKLSSAGRRYISVLFALVASITSAVAAPYPPEGLSTKWTQPDGTVLSLRVHGDELYGRTTTEDGYTVIFNEADQTYYYAEVAAAAGKELVKSTIPAGKQPPAGVPKQLREPKETAAAVRQANIRKYIPDLEQRWRARAANPAAAPVEGDKVGLTILVQFSDVSFPVTRNKIERLCNEVGYTDNGNTGSIRDYFSDQSTGLLNHTQSVTQVVTLPNPRNYYNYSNYPANTSLRDAGAAGRMLVQDAITALNSAGFDSTSLTVNGNNQVVATSLLFAGSDSGVWAKGLWPHAWSLSGSGMSLGGKTVFRYQCTNVENSAPVIGTIAHELGHLLLDYPDLYDTDGGSEGVGEHCLMGSANHLNGGRTPGPINLYLKEASGWATITDFTDSQTLSVSLPSTGNIGYRLRKPGSTTEYFLIENRGAGDKWAAACKDKGIAIWHIDEAVNSDNQREEMTANSHYLVSIQQADGRFDLERGMNRGDAGDLYDSNTGEFDDYNNPNANWWNGQESGLYLRVLSVPGASMDVQLGSPPGVTLLGLNPGNVVIPSGASSQTFFVNSNSAWSWTGKPAWITTTEAVNQQGRQIFEYTVANNGAISPRTATLVFTAGEVTRTYTVTQQGRTVDDHSNQRTLATLVKLNSTNAGNIETEGDSDYFRVEVNGPGTLVLNTTGSTDTVGTLYSANGTVLDYSDDYGDTNFRIERVLVAPTDLYIKVNHYYATQTGQYDLVCSFIPSPEFSVAAESQEVPREGGVYSFTVTMPGGEWRAVTEPLVTGADASWVTLNFDGPQFNSKTVTYTVPQNNGSARTLRIRAGTLDYSASHIVRQAGVPRPDLVDSGDSITVLPAAVIASGKTRIQMSVKNAGTVDSAAFTIRFLASSSPTINRFSHELATLRVAGLEAGGTLPVDVIGTMPTSISSFDPDWYVGWEIDSGKEVTEENETNNLIVMPDAFHLAVAELAVTPATRSVEGHLVEDTVSVTNNAAWTWSSNVPWISSLNSTYQVGAQSLNYQVEANPGATQRTGIITITSGTVSRTHTITQGAKPIPLEMTSYQRTGDNIGVTFRSEIGKTYRVASSTTLLPGSWVPVPGHTGIAGTGAPISRNLLNMGIAPTGGKMFFRIERE from the coding sequence ATGAAATTATCCTCCGCGGGCCGCAGATATATCTCCGTCCTTTTCGCGCTGGTGGCATCCATCACGTCCGCCGTCGCCGCACCCTACCCACCGGAGGGTTTGTCCACGAAGTGGACCCAGCCGGATGGGACCGTTCTCTCCCTGCGTGTCCATGGGGATGAACTCTACGGCCGCACCACGACGGAGGACGGATACACCGTCATTTTCAACGAAGCGGACCAGACCTACTACTACGCCGAAGTGGCTGCAGCGGCGGGGAAGGAACTTGTGAAATCCACGATCCCTGCTGGAAAGCAACCACCCGCCGGAGTGCCGAAGCAGCTCCGCGAGCCGAAGGAAACGGCCGCGGCCGTGCGGCAGGCGAACATCCGGAAATACATCCCCGACCTGGAGCAACGCTGGAGGGCGAGGGCTGCCAACCCGGCCGCCGCGCCGGTGGAAGGGGACAAAGTCGGCCTGACCATCCTTGTCCAGTTCTCCGACGTTTCCTTTCCCGTCACCCGGAACAAGATCGAGAGGCTTTGCAACGAGGTGGGATACACTGACAATGGCAACACAGGATCCATCCGAGACTATTTCAGTGACCAGTCGACGGGCCTCCTGAATCATACCCAGTCCGTCACCCAGGTGGTGACCCTGCCGAACCCCAGGAACTATTATAATTACTCGAACTACCCGGCCAACACCAGCCTCCGGGATGCGGGTGCCGCAGGGCGCATGCTGGTGCAGGATGCGATCACCGCATTGAACTCGGCCGGCTTCGACTCAACCTCCCTGACGGTCAACGGAAACAACCAGGTGGTGGCGACGAGCCTGCTTTTCGCGGGAAGTGACTCCGGTGTTTGGGCAAAGGGCCTTTGGCCCCATGCGTGGAGCCTCTCCGGTTCCGGCATGTCACTGGGAGGAAAGACCGTCTTCAGGTACCAGTGCACGAACGTGGAGAATTCCGCGCCGGTGATCGGCACCATCGCCCACGAGCTCGGCCACCTTCTGCTGGACTATCCGGACCTCTACGACACTGATGGCGGGTCCGAGGGCGTCGGTGAGCATTGCCTCATGGGCTCCGCCAACCACCTCAATGGCGGACGGACCCCGGGGCCGATCAACCTCTACCTGAAAGAGGCATCCGGATGGGCGACGATCACGGATTTCACCGATTCACAGACGCTTTCGGTAAGTCTGCCATCCACCGGCAACATCGGCTACCGCCTCCGCAAGCCGGGCTCCACCACCGAGTATTTCCTGATCGAGAACCGGGGGGCGGGGGACAAATGGGCGGCAGCCTGCAAGGACAAGGGTATCGCCATCTGGCATATCGATGAAGCCGTCAACAGCGACAACCAGCGGGAGGAAATGACCGCAAATTCCCACTATCTGGTCTCCATCCAGCAGGCGGACGGACGATTTGATCTGGAGCGGGGGATGAACCGCGGGGATGCGGGCGACCTCTATGACAGCAACACCGGGGAGTTCGACGACTACAACAACCCGAACGCGAACTGGTGGAATGGCCAGGAGTCAGGCCTCTACCTGAGAGTGCTCAGCGTTCCGGGGGCATCCATGGACGTACAGCTCGGTTCACCTCCCGGAGTGACCCTGCTCGGGTTGAATCCTGGAAACGTCGTCATCCCTTCGGGAGCCTCATCCCAGACGTTTTTCGTCAATTCGAACTCCGCCTGGAGTTGGACCGGGAAGCCCGCGTGGATCACCACCACGGAGGCGGTGAACCAGCAGGGAAGGCAGATCTTCGAATACACCGTCGCCAACAACGGAGCGATATCCCCCCGCACGGCGACCCTCGTTTTCACGGCGGGGGAAGTCACCAGGACCTACACCGTCACGCAGCAGGGCAGAACGGTGGATGACCACAGCAACCAACGGACGCTGGCCACCCTTGTGAAGCTCAACTCCACCAATGCCGGCAATATCGAGACCGAGGGCGACTCGGACTATTTCCGGGTTGAAGTCAACGGACCGGGGACCTTGGTGCTGAACACGACGGGGAGCACGGACACCGTGGGCACCCTTTATTCCGCCAATGGCACCGTGCTGGACTATTCCGATGACTATGGTGACACCAACTTCCGCATCGAAAGGGTCCTTGTGGCGCCGACGGATTTGTACATCAAGGTGAACCACTATTATGCCACCCAGACCGGGCAGTATGACCTGGTCTGCAGCTTCATTCCCTCTCCGGAGTTTTCGGTCGCCGCGGAATCTCAGGAGGTGCCCCGGGAGGGCGGTGTCTATTCATTCACCGTCACAATGCCCGGCGGTGAGTGGAGGGCGGTGACTGAACCGTTGGTCACCGGAGCGGATGCGTCATGGGTGACCCTGAATTTCGACGGACCGCAGTTCAATTCAAAGACCGTCACATATACGGTGCCCCAGAACAACGGAAGCGCCCGGACATTGAGGATCCGGGCTGGAACTCTGGATTATTCCGCGAGTCATATCGTCCGGCAGGCGGGGGTGCCCAGACCGGATCTGGTGGACTCCGGTGATAGCATCACAGTGTTGCCGGCTGCGGTGATCGCCTCCGGGAAAACCCGCATCCAGATGAGCGTGAAGAATGCCGGGACGGTCGATTCCGCTGCGTTCACCATCCGTTTCCTGGCCTCATCCAGCCCGACCATCAACCGCTTCTCACATGAGCTGGCAACCCTGCGGGTCGCGGGATTGGAGGCGGGGGGCACGCTGCCCGTCGATGTGATTGGTACGATGCCGACCTCCATCTCATCGTTTGATCCCGACTGGTATGTGGGCTGGGAGATTGATTCCGGCAAGGAGGTGACCGAGGAGAACGAAACCAACAACCTCATCGTCATGCCGGATGCATTCCACCTCGCGGTTGCGGAGCTGGCGGTCACACCAGCCACCCGTTCCGTCGAAGGGCACCTGGTGGAGGACACGGTGTCCGTCACGAACAATGCGGCATGGACCTGGTCCAGCAACGTGCCATGGATCTCCAGCCTGAACAGCACCTACCAGGTGGGGGCCCAGTCGCTCAACTACCAGGTGGAGGCGAATCCGGGCGCCACCCAGCGGACCGGCATCATCACCATCACCTCTGGCACGGTGAGCCGCACCCACACCATCACCCAGGGGGCGAAGCCGATCCCACTGGAGATGACTTCCTACCAGCGCACCGGGGACAACATCGGGGTGACCTTCCGTTCGGAGATCGGGAAGACCTACCGTGTCGCCAGCAGCACCACGCTCCTTCCAGGGTCCTGGGTGCCCGTGCCCGGTCACACCGGCATCGCCGGGACCGGGGCACCCATCTCCCGCAACCTCCTCAACATGGGGATCGCGCCCACGGGAGGGAAGATGTTTTTCCGCATTGAGCGGGAATGA